A section of the Chloroflexota bacterium genome encodes:
- a CDS encoding SDR family oxidoreductase translates to MHQSSESLPKPRAANQPEPCVDKPGNQPVLLVTGASGFLGGEIVRQASVATSSFNKIWGTWHRNPPDPSKGPVRLAQLDISERQQVLDLLGQIRPTAIIHTAYQKAGPDAQAATVNGSRYVAEGASLIGARLVHLSSDVVFSGQGAPYDETARPNPLPTHDYGVAKAEAEYAVRATAPQAVIVRTSLIGRLDPPDDSTAWLVNSNRKGQTVTLFTDEIRCPIWIEDLASALLELAGNRLSGVINVAGPQALSRFEMGERLAGYYGLDRNLILSGLSRGSGLARPTDCTLDTRLAQQLLHTLIRSYDEGFAGHEN, encoded by the coding sequence ATGCACCAGTCTAGCGAGTCACTGCCGAAACCGCGAGCAGCAAACCAGCCCGAACCCTGCGTCGATAAGCCTGGCAATCAACCTGTTCTCCTGGTGACAGGTGCCAGCGGTTTCCTCGGCGGGGAAATCGTTCGACAGGCATCTGTTGCCACCAGTTCCTTTAACAAGATCTGGGGCACCTGGCATCGCAACCCTCCCGATCCGAGCAAGGGCCCCGTGCGCCTGGCCCAGCTGGATATCTCGGAACGGCAGCAGGTGTTGGATCTCCTTGGGCAGATTCGTCCAACGGCCATCATCCACACGGCCTATCAGAAGGCTGGGCCGGACGCGCAGGCTGCCACCGTTAATGGCAGCCGGTACGTGGCGGAAGGGGCTTCTCTCATTGGCGCCCGGTTGGTTCACCTTTCATCGGATGTGGTCTTCAGCGGCCAAGGGGCGCCCTACGACGAAACGGCTCGACCAAACCCGCTGCCAACACACGACTATGGTGTAGCAAAAGCTGAAGCCGAGTATGCCGTCCGCGCCACAGCACCCCAGGCTGTCATCGTACGGACCTCCCTGATTGGCCGCCTGGACCCGCCCGACGACAGCACGGCCTGGCTTGTCAATAGCAACAGGAAGGGACAGACAGTCACCCTCTTTACCGATGAGATTCGCTGCCCTATTTGGATCGAGGATCTGGCCTCCGCTCTGCTGGAGCTGGCAGGAAACAGGCTTAGCGGCGTCATCAACGTGGCAGGGCCTCAGGCTCTCAGCCGCTTCGAGATGGGCGAACGCCTGGCGGGTTACTACGGGCTCGACCGGAACCTTATCCTGTCCGGCCTGAGCCGCGGGAGTGGCCTGGCACGTCCCACGGATTGCACTCTGGATACCAGGCTTGCTCAACAGCTGTTGCACACCCTTATTCGCAGCTACGACGAGGGTTTCGCGGGTCATGAAAACTGA